A DNA window from Octopus bimaculoides isolate UCB-OBI-ISO-001 chromosome 12, ASM119413v2, whole genome shotgun sequence contains the following coding sequences:
- the LOC106873225 gene encoding arrestin domain-containing protein 17 — MGKLRSLAIHFNNPSRVYYGGQRLNGFVQIVLNEPMKVRGVRLELKGESRVHWTERHSTGSGKNRSTTTRHYSAHENYFDYTVILYGSGPVMGANQVILNGGEHHYPFEFMLPYNIPSSYEGGTGYVRYYVKAIMDKPWKFDHKCKVPFTVITVLDLNQTPNALQPIQQQGTKHFCCCCCKSGPLSAHVNLYRTGYVSGEKILINAEICNMSNRDITSSKASLDMVISFHATTKTKTVHQHVASVMQGGIQPGESDYWNQVALLIPPLPPSHLIYCNIIDIRYILTFSVSASMAVSLKLPMEIIIGTIPLATYMPPAPSAGLPAPSQYNAGGYATQYGSLLPNTSYPEPSAIPEGAGASAIPSAPPAYEECVFGKVNISDEGDDKYTQGELNFAPAYPYYNFPSAPPLPEQPTDKA; from the exons ATGGGGAAGCTAAGAAGTCTAGCGATCCATTTTAACAATCCATCGCGAGTTTATTACGGTGGTCAGAGGTTGAATGGATTTGTACAAATTGTGCTGAATGAACCCATGAAAGTGCGAG GTGTCCGTCTGGAGTTAAAAGGGGAATCTCGTGTCCATTGGACAGAAAGGCATTCGACTGGAAGTGGTAAAAACAGAAGCACCACAACACGACATTACTCAGCCcatgaaaactattttgattATACTGTCATCCTCTATGGCTCAG GTCCAGTTATGGGAGCTAATCAAGTGATATTGAATGGCGGAGAGCATCACTATCCTTTTGAGTTTATGCTTCCGTACAATATTCCATCGTCATATGAAGGAGGAACCGGATATGTAAGATACTACGTAAAAGCTATTATGGATAAGCCTTGGAAATTTGATCATAAGTGCAAAGTTCCGTTCACTGTAATCACAGTTCTGGATCTCAACCAGACACCAAATGCATTG caaCCGATCCAACAGCAAGGAACCAAgcatttctgctgctgttgctgcaagtCTGGACCGTTGAGTGCTCACGTGAATTTATATCGGACGGGTTACGTAAGTGGCGAGAAAATTTTAATCAATGCTGAGATATGTAACATGTCAAACCGAGATATAACCAGTTCAAAAGCATCACTAGACATG GTTATTTCTTTCCATGCAACGACTAAAACAAAAACTGTGCATCAACATGTCGCATCTGTAATGCAAGGAGGTATTCAGCCTGGGGAAAGTGACTATTGGAACCAAGTTGCTCTTCTTATCCCACCATTGCCACCATCCCATCTGATATACTGTAACATTATTGACATTAGATATATATTGACG TTTTCTGTGTCAGCGTCGATGGCTGTGTCTTTAAAACTACCAATGGAAATTATTATTGGAACCATTCCATTAGCAACTTACATGCCTCCTGCCCCTTCAGCTGGACTGCCTGCTCCAAGCCAGTATAATGCTGGTGGATATGCAACCCAGTATGGGTCTCTTTTACCCAACACTTCTTATCCAGAACCCAGTGCCATACCTGAAGGTGCCGGCGCCAGTGCCA TTCCTTCAGCTCCTCCAGCATATGAAGAATGTGTCTTTGGCAAAGTGAACATCTCAGATGAAGGGgatgacaaatacacacaagggGAACTGAACTTTGCTCCTGCTTATCCTTACTATAATTTCCCCTCGGCACCACCGTTACCAGAACAGCCGACAGACAAAGCATGA